A single window of Emys orbicularis isolate rEmyOrb1 chromosome 18, rEmyOrb1.hap1, whole genome shotgun sequence DNA harbors:
- the GPR21 gene encoding probable G-protein coupled receptor 21, protein MNSTLVGNQSGRPFCLLAISYLETVNFCLLEVIIIVFLTVLIISGNIIVIFVFHCAPLLNHHTTSYFIQTMAYADLLVGVSCLVPSLSLLHYPIVLRESLVCQVFGYVVSVLKSVSMASLACISIDRYIAITKPLTYNTLVTPWRLRVCILIIWLYSCVVFLPAFFHWGKPGYHGDVFQWCADSWYTDRYFTLFIVMMLYAPAAFIVCFTYFNIFRICQQHTKEINERRVRFSSQDGEAGEAQHCPDKRYAMVLFRITSVFYILWLPYIIYFLLESYAVYRNHTASFLTTWLAISNSFCNCVIYSLSNSVFQKGLKRLSGVVCASCARQRVVKDSSTSRSKRPSNGCHV, encoded by the coding sequence ATGAACTCCACCTTGGTTGGTAACCAGAGTGGGCGGCCATTCTGCCTCCTGGCCATTAGCTACTTGGAGACTGTCAATTTTTGCCTCCTGGAAGTGATTATAATAGTGTTTCTCACCGTGCTGATCATTTCAGGCAATATTATAGTGATATTTGTCTTTCACTGTGCACCTTTACTGAACCATCACACCACCAGCTACTTCATCCAGACGATGGCATATGCTGACCTCCTGGTGGGTGTGAGCTGTCTGGTGCCTTCTTTGTCCTTACTCCACTATCCCATTGTTTTGAGAGAGTCCTTGGTCTGCCAGGTCTTTGGTTATGTGGTATCAGTGCTCAAAAGCGTCTCCATGGCCTCTCTGGCTTGCATTAGCATTGATAGATACATTGCCATCACCAAACCACTGACCTACAATACTCTGGTCACCCCGTGGAGACTCCGCGTCTGCATCCTGATCATTTGGCTGTACTCCTGTGTAGTCTTCTTACCTGCCTTCTTTCACTGGGGAAAGCCTGGATATCATGGGGATGTGTTTCAGTGGTGCGCCGACTCCTGGTACACTGATCGCTATTTCACTCTCTTCATCGTCATGATGCTCTATGCCCCTGCTGCTTTCATCGTCTGCTTCACATACTTCAATATCTtccgcatctgccagcagcacacCAAGGAAATCAATGAAAGGCGAGTGCGCTTCAGCTCCCAGGATGGGGAGGCTGGGGAGGCACAGCACTGCCCCGATAAGCGCTATGCCATGGTTCTCTTCCGCATCACCAGTGTCTTCTATATCCTCTGGTTGCCCTACATCATCTATTTTTTGCTGGAGAGCTATGCTGTCTATAGAAACCACACTGCATCCTTTTTGACCACTTGGCTTGCCATTAGCAACAGTTTCTGCAACTGTGTCATTTACAGTCTCTCCAACAGTGTTTTTCAGAAGGGGCTCAAGCGCCTCTCGGGAGTTGTTTGCGCCTCTTGCGCAAGACAGAGGGTAGTTAAGGACTCCTCAACCTCTAGGAGCAAAAGACCTTCCAATGGATGCCATGTTTAA